A genomic region of Candidatus Deferrimicrobium sp. contains the following coding sequences:
- a CDS encoding APC family permease — MTAPMENDSLYRRMKRVLFGAPRDLFDPKIFHNVSLIAFFAWVGLGADGITSSCYGPEEAYLALGQHSVLAIFVAVMTVATILIVSGSYSQIIEAFPSGGGGYIVASKLLGEKAGVVSGSALVIDYILTITMSVAAGTDAFFSILPPQYLHLKLGFVTLVIVTLVWMNLRGIKESVAVFTPIFMVFMLGHIPLLLYAMGRHVAELPIVASAVSRDFHTTLGQVGWVGLAALLLRAFSMGGGTFTGIEAVSNSMQTLREPRVHTGKKAMLYMAVSLSFLAGGILLSYLLYKVGHVPGKTLNAVLFGKVVGDLWQGSGGKILLAIVLGSETALLFVAAQTGIIDGPQVLSNMALDYYVPRRFAHLSERLVRNYGVVFMGGMALLMLYISGGSVQYLVIMYSINVFLTFSLSQFGMILHWWKDRKTEAKWKFGIAMNGVGFLVTGTVLCVTVFFKFRAGGWVTLLITGLFVSGSFAIRRHYRSAQESMRRLDELLLTLPPVTVPAAQEPMVRRQAPTAVIMVSGYNGLGMHVFFSVVKQFPGMFRNFIFISAGVVDTSVFKGAAEVENLAHNLREQLGKYVEFVKGHGYYAEARTLVGTDAIESITHLAEEVVKDFPNICVFAGKLVFREENLLSRLLHNQTAFMAQKRLVFAGLPMIVMPIRVL, encoded by the coding sequence ATGACGGCACCGATGGAAAACGATTCCCTGTACCGGCGGATGAAGCGGGTCCTGTTCGGCGCCCCCCGGGATTTGTTCGACCCGAAGATCTTCCACAACGTCTCCCTCATCGCCTTCTTCGCGTGGGTGGGGCTGGGCGCGGACGGGATCACCTCCTCGTGCTACGGTCCGGAGGAGGCGTACCTCGCCCTCGGGCAGCACTCGGTGCTTGCCATCTTCGTCGCGGTGATGACGGTGGCGACGATCCTGATCGTCTCCGGCAGCTACTCCCAGATCATCGAGGCGTTCCCTTCCGGCGGCGGCGGGTACATCGTCGCCTCGAAGCTCCTCGGGGAGAAGGCGGGGGTGGTCTCCGGGTCGGCCCTGGTCATCGACTACATCCTGACGATCACCATGTCCGTCGCGGCGGGGACGGACGCTTTTTTCAGCATCCTTCCGCCCCAGTATTTGCACCTCAAGCTCGGATTCGTCACCCTGGTGATCGTCACCCTCGTCTGGATGAATCTGCGGGGGATCAAGGAGTCTGTCGCCGTCTTCACCCCCATCTTCATGGTGTTCATGCTCGGTCACATCCCGTTGCTCCTGTACGCGATGGGGCGGCATGTTGCGGAATTGCCGATCGTCGCGTCCGCGGTGTCCAGGGATTTCCACACCACCCTGGGACAGGTCGGATGGGTGGGGCTGGCCGCCCTGCTGCTGCGCGCTTTCTCGATGGGCGGCGGGACCTTCACCGGGATCGAGGCGGTCTCCAACTCGATGCAGACGCTGCGGGAGCCCCGCGTCCACACGGGGAAGAAGGCGATGCTCTACATGGCCGTCTCCCTGTCGTTCCTCGCGGGCGGGATCCTTCTGAGCTACCTGTTGTACAAGGTCGGGCACGTCCCGGGGAAGACGCTGAATGCCGTCCTCTTCGGGAAGGTTGTCGGGGACCTCTGGCAGGGGAGCGGCGGCAAGATCCTCCTGGCGATCGTGCTCGGGTCGGAGACGGCCCTCCTGTTCGTGGCGGCCCAGACCGGCATCATCGACGGCCCGCAGGTCCTCTCCAACATGGCGCTGGATTACTACGTCCCCCGCCGCTTCGCGCACCTCTCCGAGCGGTTGGTCCGCAACTACGGCGTGGTATTCATGGGCGGGATGGCGCTCCTGATGCTATACATCTCCGGGGGGTCCGTCCAGTACCTCGTCATCATGTACTCCATCAACGTCTTCCTCACCTTCTCCCTTTCCCAGTTCGGCATGATCCTGCACTGGTGGAAGGACCGGAAGACGGAAGCGAAGTGGAAGTTCGGGATCGCCATGAACGGCGTCGGGTTCCTGGTGACGGGGACGGTCCTGTGCGTCACCGTCTTTTTCAAATTTCGCGCCGGGGGTTGGGTGACCCTCCTCATCACCGGCCTGTTCGTCTCGGGAAGCTTTGCCATCCGGCGTCACTACCGAAGCGCCCAGGAGAGCATGCGGCGCCTGGACGAGTTGCTCCTAACGCTTCCCCCGGTGACGGTCCCCGCGGCACAGGAGCCGATGGTCCGGCGGCAGGCCCCCACGGCGGTCATCATGGTTTCCGGGTACAACGGCCTCGGGATGCACGTCTTCTTCTCCGTCGTCAAGCAGTTCCCGGGGATGTTCCGGAACTTCATCTTCATCTCCGCGGGGGTCGTCGATACGAGCGTGTTCAAGGGAGCGGCGGAGGTCGAGAACCTGGCGCACAACCTCCGGGAGCAGCTCGGGAAGTACGTGGAGTTCGTGAAGGGGCACGGTTACTATGCGGAGGCCCGAACCCTGGTCGGAACGGATGCGATCGAGTCCATCACCCACCTTGCCGAGGAGGTGGTGAAGGATTTCCCCAATATCTGCGTCTTCGCCGGCAAACTCGTCTTCAGGGAGGAGAACCTGCTCTCCCGCCTCCTCCACAACCAGACCGCCTTCATGGCGCAGAAGCGGCTGGTGTTCGCGGGCCTTCCGATGATCGTGATGCCGATCCGGGTCCTTTGA